The following coding sequences are from one candidate division KSB1 bacterium window:
- a CDS encoding cytidine deaminase: MDKLTTTELIEEARAFLQPRKQGNTTGDVACALFSEKGNLYFGVCIDVGSGIGFCAEHSAIAAMITAGETRISKIVAVWGVNAVTVLPPCGRCREFMYQIDNNNLDSTSVILGENKVVKLNELLPHPHPEKWNE; encoded by the coding sequence ATGGATAAACTTACAACTACAGAATTAATTGAGGAAGCAAGGGCTTTTCTTCAGCCGAGGAAACAAGGTAATACCACTGGAGATGTCGCTTGTGCCTTATTTAGCGAGAAGGGCAACTTATACTTTGGTGTTTGCATAGATGTGGGTAGCGGCATTGGGTTCTGTGCAGAGCATAGTGCAATAGCTGCAATGATAACTGCTGGAGAAACCCGAATTTCAAAAATTGTTGCCGTGTGGGGAGTTAATGCCGTGACTGTGCTTCCACCTTGTGGTCGGTGTAGAGAATTCATGTATCAAATAGATAATAATAACCTTGATTCGACCAGTGTAATTTTAGGTGAAAACAAAGTAGTCAAATTAAATGAACTACTTCCTCATCCCCATCCGGAAAAGTGGAATGAGTAA